In Dehalococcoidia bacterium, a single window of DNA contains:
- the trmD gene encoding tRNA (guanosine(37)-N1)-methyltransferase TrmD, with protein sequence MRIDILTLFPEMFAGVFDASIIARAREAGVVEIALHNPRDYTDDKHHVVDDYAYGGGPGMVMKPEPIFECVEAVRAVAEPRGRVVLLTPQGRLLNHDVVEELAREDRLILICGHYEGVDERVREHLVDDEISIGDYVLSGGEPAAIVVVDAVSRHQPGVLGSDLSLEEESHAQGLLEYPQYTRPAVYREMAIPEILLSGHHAEIAKWRRLQSVLRTARRRPDLLANADLTPEERRLADEETATD encoded by the coding sequence TGTTCGCTGGAGTCTTCGACGCGAGCATCATCGCCCGCGCGCGTGAAGCCGGCGTGGTTGAGATCGCGCTGCATAACCCACGCGATTACACGGACGACAAGCATCACGTCGTCGATGACTACGCGTATGGCGGCGGTCCCGGGATGGTGATGAAGCCGGAGCCGATCTTCGAGTGCGTCGAGGCGGTGCGCGCGGTGGCGGAACCGCGCGGGCGCGTCGTCCTGCTGACACCGCAGGGACGGCTGTTGAATCACGACGTCGTCGAAGAGTTGGCGCGCGAGGACCGCCTGATCCTGATCTGCGGCCATTACGAGGGCGTCGACGAGCGCGTGCGCGAGCATCTCGTCGACGACGAGATCAGTATCGGCGACTACGTGCTGTCAGGCGGCGAGCCGGCGGCGATCGTCGTCGTCGATGCGGTTTCGCGGCATCAGCCGGGTGTGCTCGGCTCGGACCTCTCGCTTGAAGAAGAGTCACACGCACAGGGGCTGCTCGAGTACCCGCAATACACGCGACCGGCGGTATATCGCGAGATGGCGATCCCGGAGATCCTGCTCTCCGGGCATCATGCCGAGATCGCCAAATGGCGGCGCTTGCAGTCGGTGCTGCGGACGGCGCGGCGCCGTCCGGACCTGCTGGCGAACGCCGACCTGACGCCGGAAGAGCGCCGCCTCGCCGACGAAGAGACGGCGACTGACTAG